ATAATCAGATTGATGAATTGGTTTATATACAAGTTGGATTACACCCTAACCATTGTGGTTAGCTAAACTATAGATACAATAACTAAAATGGTTAACTTAACTAAGGTCCTAACAACCATGGGCCAAGTGGCAGCACTAGAGATAGGACTAACTAATTTGATCTAACTTGCAGCTAATTTCCAAATTGAGAAACTAAGCTACTTATGTTAACTATGTCGTTGGGGTAGTTATCAATTTGGAGGATAACACTTGAAGTAGTGAGTTGCTCGACATCCAAATCGGGTCGGGTACAGGTCGCAATACTCGTGTCCCGAATAGATCGGACATTTTAACCTATATAGCCTTTTGGACGTGTCTTTTTTATTGGATCCATAAAATCTTAACTTTGGGCCATAACTTTAATGATTTAGGACTACAGTATGAACAGTTTACATCAAAACTCTACagacttgaaaaaaaaaatgaaatcaaTAACTACAAATGTTTTTATTATAGGCAAATTCTTAGGTATAGATACTGCATAGACATTTACATATGTAAATTTTTATTGGAGAAGCGGTGAATAGACAAGTGTCCCTTGAAGGGACAACTTCTGCATCACAGCACCTACTTCCGTACTTGTAGCAGTAATTCACATCACAGTGTCATGCACGTGCAATTTATaagattaaagaaaaataattaagtaATTAGAATATTTCAATTAGGTATTTAGATGGGCCATTTCATGGTACATGAGTTTGATATGTTTTCTGGGCCTATTTCCTATAGAGcaatttaaaacataaaagGTTAATTTTTGTAGGACTTTTATTTactgttttattttaatttattgtaactttgaaataaatttttaatttattacacctttgaaataatttattaattatcggAGTTAATTTTTAGGaggaatttttttaattactgaaatttaaaattttgtgttATTTCAAATGCAATGACTTTACGTTTTggtaaaatttaattttttttatcaattaaaaataaaaatttataaaaaattagttatatcCCTAATTGAAAAAAGACGTTAACAATATAAGTATTTATGAGTAATTATTTCCTGCCGTGACTAATTCTTGTGCAACTTTTTTACTTATTCtctcatttatatatatattatcagaAATTTCAAATACATACTAtaacaaattattattaatatattcaGCTAAGATATGTAGTTTGTTAGAATAAATCATTGtagtatattatttttaatacttttttaaaaatatataataatataattttattattctttcatATTTTGAGTGAATTATAATCTATCAGGATAATTcgttattttatattaatttacttttgtttaattttttatttgatataattaatcattatatacgtgttttgattttatgttcggctaatagttattttttttagtcaaaataaatataaaaaattaataatacacCTGTTTAGACTGAAATACAAAACCAAAAATAGATctttttttacataataataccaaaaaaaatCCAACTTATACTAAAGTTTCTAATTATTTCAGCTTAATTAGtaataacataaataattatttatttgaattttctTTCATCACTTACACAATAAGAAAGGTCCTTGAATCAGCTCTGTAAATGAGAGCAGAATTTGTCTCTTTTTAGGATAGTTGTCCAATTCTCTATCAACCAATTAAAATCTATAGGTATAAAAATTAACTCTCAATGAATGAAGTCTTCAATATAAATAGAAAGTTGATTTCTATACCTAATTACCTATACATTTGAGTTGGTTGATGGAAAATtggataaatattttaaaaaagaataaattttacTCTCATTGCAAAGTTGGTTCAAGGACATTTTTTGTTGTGCACGTAATGAATGAAATATtcgaataaataattatttatgttattaCTAAGTAAGCCGAGATAATTAAAGACTTcagtataaatttttttttggtattattatgtaaaaaatgaCATATTTTTAGTTCCGTACTTCAGTATAAACCGGTGTATTTTTTATTTCGGGCCTGTTACACATACAAGCAAAAACGAGttacaagttttacaagttgGCCCAGCCTATAAACAATACACGCGCATGAAGAGGGATTGAATGGAGCGTAACATTCACGCGCTCCCATTCAAACGGTTATGTACGCTTCGAGTAATGGTaaactcttccacttcttccacttcctcttctccttcaaAGATAACACAAATCCTCAAGTTTCGAGCAACATTCCAAACTGAAGAGACATTTGAACTCGTCGCGAATAATAGCAGAAACCATCAACAAAATATTATTCAAGGTACGTTATTGTTTTACTCATCTTGTACATTTTCCACATTTCTGTTTCTGATTTCGAAATCGAAGAACtatgttttactgttcttctatgTTCTTCTAGGTTTTATTGATCTTATTGTTCTAAATCTCATATCACTGTTTTTACTATTCTTCTTAttctaggttttactgttcttcttgtTCTAGTTCTTCTCGTAACTGATTTTTCGTTGTATATTGCTTAATTTATTGGGTGTATATGGAGTAATTTGTATGGGTGTATATGATTGattgttgggtgtatatggcGTAATGTGTTGGGTGTATATGGTTGATTGTTGGGTGTATACGGCGTaatttgttgggtgtatattcctGAACCCATATCATGTAATATAATCAACTGTTGCAGCTGTTCTAATATTGCTTGTCCTTAGGTGTATATTGCTTGACATTGTAATATTGCTAGAGCTTGTATATTTATCGTTGTTTGAGTCAATTGAACATCATTTTGAACTGATCTCATTAAATACTTATAAAATCGGTTTGCGTGTATGTGGTtgatctatgggtgtatctgactgatatctatgggtgtattttttattGCAGTAAAAATGGAAGGCAAAAACCAAGCTGaaaaaaatgtaagaacaaataTATGTCTTCGATCAAATCAGTTTTTCATAATAGAAATATATCTAACTCTAATTTTGCTTTGTTTATAGCAAATCAAGGACTTAAAGTGTGCAACCCATCTGTTGAGTGAGAAATTCAGAAATATGAGCGAGGAGAAGTGATGCAATAAGACTGTCCAGGCCATCCTTATTGTTATTGAGTCCATTTTGTCAGATAGATTCTAATGATATTGTCACTGATTAATGTAACTGTTATATACTCTTGTAAGAAATTGAACACATGGTGTAAATATATTTGATCCAATtataagtaaattttttttccataattaaactctctctggtgtattcaaaatgtctgatttacaggtactataatatgaagtggtgatccagatagattggaacccatgacggtctgcatagagatctgcataatacacccaaacgcagactataaatacacccgataaaaaattaaatttacacctctgctgcagattttaacaAGTCATTTTTGtttacaagtcttacaagttaGGCCTAACACGCGCGttacagaagaagaagcagaagaagatGGGCCTAATACGCGCgttacagaagaagaagaagaagaagaagaagaagaagaagaagaagaagaagaagaagcgtgaatataaatgacttgtatgATTTGTATGGAAAAGCGTTCTCTCTTTGCCTTCGATCTCCTTCtgtttttttcgattttcatgatttctgaaatcaagctttgaaattgatttgaagatgatggaacttcagaaatacacccgaacgattacaaaaatacacccaaacgattatagaaatacatccaaagaattacagaaatacacccaaacagttaCAGAAATAaaccaaacgattacagaaatatacccaaaggattacagaaatacacccaaagaatttaagaaatacacccaaaggatttaagaaatacacccaataTAGGGAGAGACAgtatatttcttcttgaaatcaatacacccaaagaattatagaaatacacccaaacagttaTAGAAATAaaccaaacgattacagaaatacacccaaaggattacagaaatacacccaaaggattacagaaatacacccaaaggatttacaaaaatacacccaaagaatttaagaaatacacccaaaattcgttgaagtacaccttatgcataattcagaactctctctctttttcctcctcatcttctgctgctgcttcttcttcttcaaaaacgatttcagagcctgatgtcaaaaaacaatggaaaccgagaataacgaagaaagaaaacaaagagaaaagcacgtaaatgaagaagaagaacgggaagaggaagaagaacgtgtaacaagaagaagaagaagaagaaggagaaagagaaggcaagaaacgtaccttgaataatgtttcttcgttttttctggtgattttgatgaaggagaaataaaaaacgaaaagaggagaagaaatttcaataaaaaaaaaagagggaggaagagaagaaaaagagacacagagaaagaagaagaagaagaagaaaaagaagaagatgaagaggaagaggaagaggaagcacggagaaagaagaagaagaaaaagaggaaaaaaaacgTGAAACGGCGTGAATATAGCGCGTGTAAGTGACGTAGGAGTTGCAGTACGTTTTGGTGGATTAGGCGTTAATGAACTTGTAATAGTTACAAGCCCTAATCGCTTGTATACTGagcttttctctttttattttttatattcattttgtctataaaaattaactattagccaaacataaaatcaaaaaagatatataatgattaattatatcaaataaaaaactaaacaaaaataaattaatataaaataataaattatcctGATAGATTATAATTCACTCACAATTTTACTCACAATGtgaaagaataataagatatattattatatatttttttgaaaaatattaaaaataatatactaCAATGATTTATTCTAACAAACTGCATATCTTAGCTGAATATGTTAATAATAATTTGTTACTATTTGAAATttatgataatatatatatatataaatgagagaataaataaaaaaattgcacAAAAATTAGTCACCAGAGGAAATAATTACTCATAAATACTTATATTGTTAATGTCTATTCTCAATTAAGGATATAAGtacattttttataaaattttatttccaactgatattaaaaaaatttttaattttactaaaaCGTAAAGTCATTACATATAAAATaacacaaaattttaaatttcagtaatgaataaaaaaattcctCCTAAAAATTAACTCCAATAAGTGAGAACTTATTTCAAAGGtgcaataaattaaaaatttattttaaagttacaataaattaaaataaaatagatctacaaaaattaatcttttttgttttaaattattttatagaaaatagGCCCAAAAAACATATTAAACTCATGGCAATGTactcaaataaataaaaggagAGAAAACTTTATGTGATTGCAACAATTGGAACTTTCTTATCTATATGTTCTTTTTTCTTATTACGTAATCCGTGAGAGCTAACCACgattttctatttatatataaacCGTGGCAGCCTGCAACGGTTTAGCAAGGAGAAGTATTGAACGTAAATCGTGGTAAGTCACGAACAGTTTAGTAATGTTCAATAAATATACCCAAAAAATCCTATAGCCAGTCACGGtttatgaaaaaatttttaaactcaTAATCCCCTGTAGGTTGCCACGGTTTATCAGGAAAATTATTAATgttcaataaattaaatagtGATGAGCAGAGTGGTTTTGAAAAAACTTGAACACCATTTGATGTCAACTGCAATGCTATGATTTAACTGTAACTATTAGATTGAATAAACCTTATTAGTAGCGTTATAATTTAAAGCTATCTTGACTAgcatacaaaaattaaattgacttcaattaaaagtaataataaatataacgGTTAGAAAAATCCTAACAACTGAAGTAACAGGTGGGaagtttgagcaaaagaaaTGGCTGATAGGATTTTGTGCAGTTATTTGAAACATCTAGTTGGACCGGAATAGCAGAATTTTTCAGAGAGTAGAGACAAATGTTGAAGGAGTAAAGATTCTGTCCTTCTTGAGTTATAAGGAATGGTGTAGAGTTGATCCGTTTTGTTGTagaatttagtatttttatttatttcttacATATGTTTTAGTACATTCGAGTATGACGGATCAAGTATGgatctgaattttatttaagaatttgatATTTAACCAATAAATTTATGAGTTTATGAGTTTAAAAACCCCTTCATAAACTGTGGCTGACTATAGGATTTTTTTGGGTATATTTTTGCATTCCTAAACCATTGTGGCCTACCACAGTTTACGTTCAACACTTCTCCTTATTAAACCGTTATAGGCTGCCACGATTTATATGTAAATAGAAAACCGTAGTCAACACTTCTCCTTGTTAAACCGTTGTAGACTACCACGATTTACATGTAAATAGAAAACCGTAGTTAGCTCCCACAGAttatataataacaaaaaaagacaTGCAGGTAAGAAAGTTCGAATTATTGCAATTACGTAAAACTTTCCctccttttatttatttgatcacaTTGCCCTTAAACTCATGTACCATGAAATAGCTCATCTAAATACTTAATCCAAATATTCCAATTACCTAATTATCATTCTTTATTAATCTTATAAATTGAACGTGCTTGACACTGTGATATGAACTACTGCTACAACTACAAATATGAACTACTGCTACAACTACAAGTACGGGAAGTAGCTACTGCGATGCAAAAGTTGTCCCTTCAAGGGACACTTGTCTATTCAGCGCTCCTCCAACAAAAATTGATGCAGAAATTGTCCCTTCAAAGGACACTTGTCTATTCAGCTCTGCTCCAACAAAAATCTACCTATGTAAATGTCTATGCAGTATCTATACCAAAGAATTTGCCTTGTTTTGATTgtggaaaataaaaattaaaacaggTGCATCAGGCACATAAATGGAGAACAATTTTGTTAATCGATTGAGGTGTACGAAGTCTTTTTGGTATTGATAAGGTAAATTTCAAACAATTTCGTTAATAGATTGAGGAAGGAATATTCATAAATTAAGTGATCAAGaacaatattttttctttttctttttgtggtGGAAGATTTATGGTGAAGggcaggaaaaaaaaaatagaaggtACACTACGGATATTATACATTCTTTTGCACCAAACAACAAAAATTGAGAGATTAATGAGCCGAACAATGCTGGCAATTACAAAAAGCTACACATCCTAAAAGCCTACATTTTACAAGtaattacaaaatatttttaatacagCCTGTCATAGTGAGCAAAAAATTCAGTTGAGGTTAATTCTAGAAGGAAGACACAATCCACCAGGAGCATTCTCTTCCACAAAATTGGATTCACAGTTGACCAGTTTCATCACATACTGAGATGGTGATGCACGGTGTTTTTTTTGTTTGGCTTCAGCAAAAGCTCTTCCAAGAACACGTTCAATCCAATCCTCCACtgcatttttcttctctgaTAACCATGCAGCTGCAAGAATTTGTACCATTACATCATATTCAATTTCCAGCTGAAAATCTGAACTAAGTGCTCTCTGGAATTGTGTGCTAATGCTTTTCAACAATTCATCAGCAAGTGCATCAAAATTGAATGGCTTAAATAacactttttcttcaatttgaTTACAGATATCAGTGGAACATGCTCCTGAGTTTTCCATCTCGTTGTCATTATCATTGATGCATTCTTCGGCCTCGTTTAGCGGCATGTTTAGATCCAGATAGGATCTTGATTTCTCCCTGACCTGTTTCTGCATCTTGCATGTGTTTCCCACCTCTTTGGAGTCATTAGTATCAGCTTGCTTCCTTTTGCTAAGAAATGGTGGTTTGGAGGACCCTTTTCCACGAATAACCTGGACATTTGTGATACCCCTTTTTATGGCATCCTCAGATGCAGTATGTCCAAGTATTAGCTGCATTTGAAATTTCTTGGCTTCAAGGATTCTTTCCTCAGAGAACATTTTCGATCCCTCGGATATAGAAGAGCTATTACTATTACCTTTACTGACAGTTGAGGCTACTATAAAGATTCTGTTGTTGATGCTGATTTCCCTtccatgagaatctggaaattTACCAGTTTTTAACGCCTGTGACAAACTAGTCTGCACAAGGTAATCAGCTTTATCGACATGATCAAGAAAAACAACCGAAAGTGGCCTTTTACTCAACTCCCCAGCAATATAGTCCACAACAGTCTTCCTTCTCAGCGCATCATGACAATGTGATATTTGGCAATCAAAAACAGAGTTCAATGAGAAAGACCTGTCCAGCAAGCTTAGATCTACGGATATTAGATTTTCTCTGTTTCCAAATATAATCTCTGCAAGAGCTGCAGCAATTTTCTTTTTGCTGATCCTATCTGGTCCAAGGAAAGCAAACCATATGCCAGCTCTGGAGCCTTTACATTTTCCTGCACCGGAATTACAAAGGAACAGCCTTCGATTTATTGCATAGATGGCATCATCTTGCCAGCCAACCTTTTCAGCGAGAAGTTGATTTAGAGATTTGAGATCTACCGAATCAAAATTTCCTTCTGAATTTGGAAAAGAGCAAGCAGATCTAGGTGTTTGGTGTGAAGTATTCTCATTTGGGGCATCAAAAAAATCAATTGACAGAGATTCCGACAAGTTTGGAAGATGCTTTTTGTGATCCTGTAGTTTTGGGGTATCTGGCTCTTGAGCTGCTGATGTATATATTGTGCCCAATCCTAAATCTGTCATCACAGGTGTAAGGGATGAAGATGAACTGTGATCAAGAAGACTTGTATTGGCCATAGAGGAAGGGGCAATCCATGGCGTCCGCACATCAGTCAACTGAATCCCTGAAAATTTCAGTGCATGATCAGTTCCGCTACTGATGCTGGCCGCATCAGAAGATTCCAGAACAGATGGCAACTGTTTCAATGGATAAATACTAGGCGGCTCTCTAGGTAGGTAGGAAGTTTGATTAGAATATTGGACTTCTATATGTGATGGATCTTTACTGCCGCTTTCCGTAAACCCAGAGCCAAACCGTAAACCCTCAAGTGATGGAGCTTGAGGTCTTGTTTGAGAATTATCAACTGATCTGGTGTGATGAAGATTACGGCAAATGTCATTCCATTTCTTTTGACAACCCAGGATCCTCTCGTTCAAACTTGTGCTTTCTTCATTAACCTGCACTGGATGATGGAGTTCATTCTTAAATAGATACATCTATAACTTCAAACCAATGAAATATTGAGAGAGCAAAACATGATATTGACAAAAACTGAGTACAAGAATTTTGATACTATAAACACAAAGGACAAGAAAATGATAACACAGGAAAATTTTTTTGTACATTATTGCACCAGAATAATACGATATTTAAGGATCATAACCAACCTTTGCCAAATCCAATCCTCTATGAAAGTTCAAATCAGCATTTTGTAACCAAGGAAAGCTTAAGTAAACAGATGACAGAGTAGCAGAGCCTACCTTCAAATCAGCAACTTcttcttcatatttttcattGCATTCGTCACAACGCGCAGAAGATGCACTTGAACAGCTTACAGGTGTTTTGATTTCAGGTGGTGTAGAAAAGAACCCACCAAACGGAATGAAGGACCCCATCAAGCTGTAAGTTTATCATGAGCAGGTAACTGTGAGATCCAATAGGCACAAAACAGTCAGAAGCTAAAGTGCACATGATGTGTGAGAGAGACTTGAAAGCACCATCATCTACATAAATGAAGTATATTGTTACCCCCAAAAGTGGCAGTCAGAAAAATTATGCTTAAATTTCTTTCTAACTATCCTTAAACATATTGGTTCTCTGTACTCACAATATATAACAAGAATGGGCATCGACAAAGTGGGAAAATCACACCAATACATCTGAAGAGAATCATAGCATTCGTCATTATCGTGCCAGTGAAGGCTCATCCGTGGTGTGTTTGCCAACTCAAGTAGATAGAACTACATCTTCCTAACTACATATCCAGGTTAACAATACACCTCTTTACACTTTTAAGCACTCCTTGATACAGATCTTAGTATCTTTCAGTATCCAGCAAGAAGCACATCACCGCAAATCGCATGTTAATCATCTATCTATTGTCTGTATATGGTTTTTGAACCATGATCATTATTATATATTCTTATAAACCAATAAAGACAAGTAAGCATACTACAGAGGTTTGGGTTTTCACAAATCATTAAATCATCAATAGAAGCGTGCCTCAACCCTCAGTTCCAAGTTCCCATGCCACAAACCGGAAAACTCAAAAAACACCTTGAAAACCATACGAGCCTCGAACACAATATAATATAATAGTATTAATACAaatatagtaataataatataataatacaatAGTATGGATTAATGTATATATACATCAAGGTGCAAGAACCCTGTACAGTACATGTCGGATTATTTCAACCAGACACGGAACAAGTACAAACTTCAAGCTATGTCTTGTTGTAACTCCAAGATACAAATCGCCATTTTAACCAATAGAAAAGTAAAAAgaccaaaaagaagaaaaaggataaactataaagaaaagaaagagacgCACCTGGATTTAGGGTAGAGTCCTTCCATTGAAGGGGTAGCAGATGTCACGGTTATAGGATACAGATCCCAATCCTTTTCCACATTTGGGAACAAACCCAATAACTTCGAATACACATCACACTTCTCCGCCACCCCAACCAACCAAACCTtccctccaccaccaccaccgtCCAACAACAACCTCGTTATCCTCGAAAGAACAAACCCAACAGCACCACTATCCACTCCATCTTTAACAAAAGCCCCAACATCCCCAAAGCTCACAACAACACCACCACCATTGGAGCATTGACCGGCTTCTCGGcccaactcctcaaacctcaacCCCATCTTCTCCTCACTCATGGCGCCAGAAATCAAGAATTCTTGAATCTCGTTCTCCACCGAGATGACATTAACCGCAGCCATTTCTGGTGGGAACATTGCAACACCACGACCCTTCTCGATCATCTCAACGAAGCTTCTGAGCGCGGTTTTCGCGTAAACACCCATAAGCAAAGGGTTTCTCTTGTTCTTCCGCGTTAGAATATCCGCAACCCTTCTGCAGTTCTCGTCCAGGAATGGGAACCCGGAAGAGAAACCGGGTCCGGGTCGACCCGATTCAAGACTGCAGAGGAAGAGAGGGGGCGGGTAGCGCGTTCTTGAGAAGATTCTAGAAGAAGGCGGAGGGTTAGGAGGCTGAAGAAGTGCGAGTTTTATGTCGGGGCTCCGAAAACCCGCTTCGCCGAAGACGCGACTCACGATTGGATCATCTAAGATTGAAAGAACGAAGTGTTTGAGCTCAACTTTCAGAAACGACGCCGTTCCTTGATTGAACTGAGGGTTTTGGTGATTGTGGATTTGCATCAAGTGGAAGGTATCCGGGTGGCGCCGTTGGTTCGCCTGGGAGCGTTTTATGGCCGCCATGAGGGAATTCGACACCGGAGGTCCGTCGTCGTCGGCGGTGGAGGAGGTCGATGAGGGTTTGGAGGAGGGGAGGCGGTCGAGGGACACGCCGACGGAGAGTTCTAGGGCGCGCAGCTGGAGGCGCGGGGAGACGGTTACGGCTGCGGCTACGGCGGTGACGACGGTGCGAGATCGGGTGATTGCGTCGCGGAGGGAGGAGGAAGGGAGGGCCAAGAGAGCAGAGACTGCGTGGAGGGAGGTCGTCTGGGCGTGGCTCCGGCGACGCGCCACCGCGACAGCGTCGTCGAGAGCACGTGCCGCCTCGTCTGTCAAGCATTGCCTCGCTGCGCTTACCGGCGTCGGCATCGCCGGCGAGCATGTATCGGTACTAAGAGAGCTctatatgtataaataaaaataataatatatatgcaAACTCTATAATTATCTATAAGAGTctataataatagtaataataatgatgatgatgatggtgattaatttaatttaattattatgtatgtGATATATCATATATGATGATGGATGAGTATGAGGACGCTGACAAATGTGGCgtttgtgtgtgtgtgagaAGAAGGAAAAGGGGTTTGAGGTTTGGGTTTTTGTTGTTGAGAGAGTATGAATAATTTATTGGAGTTTGTATGTTAATTAAatgagagaaagaagaagaaagaataggcagatagagagagagagagagtggtgacTCTGTTTTGGATGATTCTTTGATGCTGGTGCCTGGTGGTAGTCTACCAGTCTCGCAGATGATGAtgtctttttagtttttactgattattattattattattatgtatttatatgataaaaagtACTTTTTAAATACTATGTGGATCTTAATATCgtacttttttcttttaaaaggagaaggttaataaaatcaaaaatataaatttcattatatttaattaaatgatAACATAAAACTCTcacataataaaattataaactataatataattaacttaattataaattttatatgtCTAACTTCTTACTTTTTATTTACCGattatcttttaatttagtCTTGATGTGGGATGAGGAAAAAAGGTTTCAATTCATATGCGAGACAGCGAGAGCAAAGATATTTTcacttctaaattttaatagaTTATAAATATAGAGTTCTGAATTGACAACGGAATCCAATTGAccatttttatatcttttaaaatgagaatttaattttgatgtatttttaatataaaatattttatataattatttaattatttttatatttttataattatttatataattactgtaaaatataattatttttgttaacataatattatataattattttatattaatagtatattaaaattaatttttttaaaaataaattattaaatttaacaactttttctttttcttgtgtagtaacacttttatttttattgaatttaagaTATGGGAAATCTTTTCTAAAATTATACTCT
The Arachis stenosperma cultivar V10309 chromosome 7, arast.V10309.gnm1.PFL2, whole genome shotgun sequence genome window above contains:
- the LOC130940395 gene encoding protein SMAX1-LIKE 6-like, whose translation is MPTPVSAARQCLTDEAARALDDAVAVARRRSHAQTTSLHAVSALLALPSSSLRDAITRSRTVVTAVAAAVTVSPRLQLRALELSVGVSLDRLPSSKPSSTSSTADDDGPPVSNSLMAAIKRSQANQRRHPDTFHLMQIHNHQNPQFNQGTASFLKVELKHFVLSILDDPIVSRVFGEAGFRSPDIKLALLQPPNPPPSSRIFSRTRYPPPLFLCSLESGRPGPGFSSGFPFLDENCRRVADILTRKNKRNPLLMGVYAKTALRSFVEMIEKGRGVAMFPPEMAAVNVISVENEIQEFLISGAMSEEKMGLRFEELGREAGQCSNGGGVVVSFGDVGAFVKDGVDSGAVGFVLSRITRLLLDGGGGGGKVWLVGVAEKCDVYSKLLGLFPNVEKDWDLYPITVTSATPSMEGLYPKSSLMGSFIPFGGFFSTPPEIKTPVSCSSASSARCDECNEKYEEEVADLKVNEESTSLNERILGCQKKWNDICRNLHHTRSVDNSQTRPQAPSLEGLRFGSGFTESGSKDPSHIEVQYSNQTSYLPREPPSIYPLKQLPSVLESSDAASISSGTDHALKFSGIQLTDVRTPWIAPSSMANTSLLDHSSSSSLTPVMTDLGLGTIYTSAAQEPDTPKLQDHKKHLPNLSESLSIDFFDAPNENTSHQTPRSACSFPNSEGNFDSVDLKSLNQLLAEKVGWQDDAIYAINRRLFLCNSGAGKCKGSRAGIWFAFLGPDRISKKKIAAALAEIIFGNRENLISVDLSLLDRSFSLNSVFDCQISHCHDALRRKTVVDYIAGELSKRPLSVVFLDHVDKADYLVQTSLSQALKTGKFPDSHGREISINNRIFIVASTVSKGNSNSSSISEGSKMFSEERILEAKKFQMQLILGHTASEDAIKRGITNVQVIRGKGSSKPPFLSKRKQADTNDSKEVGNTCKMQKQVREKSRSYLDLNMPLNEAEECINDNDNEMENSGACSTDICNQIEEKVLFKPFNFDALADELLKSISTQFQRALSSDFQLEIEYDVMVQILAAAWLSEKKNAVEDWIERVLGRAFAEAKQKKHRASPSQYVMKLVNCESNFVEENAPGGLCLPSRINLN